The proteins below come from a single Pseudomonas chlororaphis genomic window:
- a CDS encoding diguanylate cyclase, whose amino-acid sequence MNDSIDLNEFHWLLAVVQSIDVGVVVLDRDYRVQVWNTFMENRSGIQPKDAQNQHFFSLFPEIDRQWFSRKVESVATLGTPAFTIWEQRPYLVRFMNYQPITGEEEFMYQNTTLLPLHSPDSKINHICLVIYDVTDVATNRHQLQAANAQLQQLSSIDRLTGLYNRGHWEENLKAAYARHLRYGNELSLVMFDIDHFKRVNDTYGHQAGDKVIEQVARVLREHVRDSDAAGRYGGEEFGVVLSDTDKEGAQVFAERLRKAIEGLEVMHGDQRIRFTISLGVADLSQPANSHADLIAWSDHALYTSKESGRNRVTVYG is encoded by the coding sequence ATGAACGATTCTATCGACCTGAACGAATTCCACTGGTTGCTGGCCGTGGTTCAGAGCATCGACGTCGGGGTGGTAGTGCTCGACCGCGACTACCGCGTGCAAGTCTGGAACACCTTTATGGAGAACCGCTCCGGCATACAGCCCAAGGACGCCCAGAACCAGCACTTCTTCAGCCTGTTTCCGGAAATCGACCGCCAATGGTTCAGCCGCAAGGTGGAGAGCGTTGCCACCTTGGGCACGCCGGCGTTCACCATCTGGGAGCAGCGTCCGTACCTGGTGCGGTTCATGAACTACCAGCCGATCACCGGCGAAGAAGAGTTCATGTACCAGAACACCACGCTGCTGCCGCTGCACTCCCCCGACAGCAAGATCAACCATATCTGCCTGGTGATCTACGACGTCACCGACGTCGCCACCAACCGTCATCAGTTGCAGGCCGCCAATGCGCAGTTGCAACAGTTGTCGAGCATCGACCGGCTGACCGGCCTGTACAACCGCGGTCACTGGGAAGAAAACCTCAAGGCCGCCTACGCCCGGCACCTGCGCTATGGCAATGAGCTGAGCCTGGTGATGTTTGACATCGATCACTTCAAGCGGGTCAACGACACCTACGGGCACCAGGCCGGCGACAAGGTGATCGAGCAGGTGGCGCGGGTCCTGCGCGAGCATGTGCGCGACTCCGATGCCGCCGGGCGCTACGGCGGCGAAGAGTTCGGTGTAGTGCTCTCCGACACCGACAAGGAAGGCGCCCAAGTATTTGCCGAACGCCTGCGCAAGGCCATCGAAGGCCTGGAAGTGATGCATGGCGACCAGCGCATCCGCTTCACCATCAGCCTGGGCGTCGCCGACCTGAGCCAGCCCGCCAACAGCCATGCGGACCTGATCGCCTGGTCGGACCACGCCCTGTACACCTCCAAGGAGTCTGGGCGTAATCGGGTGACGGTGTATGGGTAA